DNA from Chitinophaga pendula:
ATGTCGCCGAAAGCACCGCCTTTCTTCACCCACAGCTGATAACCACCGAAGTCGGATATCTTGAACTCATCCTGTGTACGCAGCGTACCCGTAGCCGGGTCGGTATAGGTCATCATCTCCACTATCTTACTGCGGTTCAGCGCAAACGTCAGCGTCGGGTTCCAGCTTACCTTGCCAAAGGTGGCATGATAACCGGCACTGGCTTCTATACCCTTGTTCTGTACATTACCGGCATTGATATAATAAGAGCTGTAACCTACAGATGGAGATACATCTACTTTGAAGAACTGGTTCTTGGTATGCGTGTTGTAGAACGTACCGCTGAGGCTCAGCTTATTGTCTAAGAAACGAAGGTCCAATCCCGCTTCCACAGAGCTGGTACGCTCCGGTTTCATATCGGTAAAGGGCTTGGCATGTATAGGCTGTATCGCCCCGCCATTAGGGATGGGAATGGTAGGATTGGAGATATAGGGAGGGATCGCATTACCCACTTCACTGTAAGAGGCACGCACCTTGGCAAACGAAATAGCCTTCGGCAATTGTACCATCTCACTGATAATACCGGTCAGACCCACAGATGGATAAAAGAAGCGTTTATTGCTGGTGAAAGCCAGCGGGGAAGCCCATTCCTGGCGGGCCGTACCTTCCAAGTACAACAGCTCTTTAAAGCCCAGCTGCGCCGTAGCAAAGATCGCCTGCGTCTGACTGCGATCGTATTGTTGCACCGGCGACCAACGTGTGAAATCAATGTTCGACATCGTGAACATGTTCGCATAGTTCAGCAGGTAACCATTCGTCCAGCCATTCCCTTCTACCAGCACATCCTGTATGCTGGCGCCCAGGTTAGCTTGCAGGCTGAAGTCAGACCACTTCTTATCCAGGCCGAACAACAGGTCGCCATAGGTCTGCTTGATAGCACGCTGCGTATAGTTGTAACGGCCATTGGTGCCACTCAGGAAAGTGGCCACATTACTCGCATAGTTACGGCCATCCTCTATCTCATTGGTACGATCCTGGCGTATACGGCCCGTCACCTTCAGCCAGTCGGTAATATTGTATTGCGCCGCCACTGATCCGATAAAACGGTTACGCTTCAGCGAGTAAGTATTGCGGTTCACGATCCAGTAAGGGTTCTGCAACATCATCCCCAGGTCGCCGTAAGGCCAGTTCTGTAAGTTGAGGTTACGGTTGGGATCGTACTTTTCAAAGGTCTTGTACTGGTTGAAATCATCCGAACGGGGAAACAGGTATAACCCTACCAACGGATTGAAATACTGCCCCTGCCCGGGGATATTATCCTGTGTCTGACTGATATACTGTGCACTCACATCCAGCGTCAGCTTGTCGTCAAACAAAGAGCTGCTGTTGCGCACATTCAGGTTATACCGGTCGAAAGTGTTTTTAGGAATGATACCCTTCGCATTGACAGCTGCGGCAGAAAAGTAGGTCTGGTTCTTCTCCGTACCGGTAGACACATTGATCGCATGTGTATAGCTGGCGCCCGTCTGGAAGAAATCCTTCGCTGAAAAATTGCTGGACTGTTTAGGCCCCCAGCTCTGGAACGAAGGCGCCTGCCCGCTGGGCGTCGGCGTAGTGCCGTAAGTGGTCTGGAACTCCGGTAGCAGCAGGGGGGTGCTGAAGTTCATGTTCATCGAGTAGTTCACACTGGTCTTGCCCGCACGTCCTTTTTTGGTGGTCAGCAGGATCACCCCGTTGGCCGCTTGGCTACCATACAGGGCCGCTGCAGAGGCGCCGGTAAGCGCCGTTACGCTCTCGATATCGTCCGGGTTGATATTGGAGATACCATCGCTACCGCCGGATACCGCAAAGCCGTCCGGGTTGTTTTGCGTACTCAGGTTAGGCAGCGGGATACCGTCAATCACATACAGGGCATTGTTGTTGCCGAAGATGGACTTGTTACCACGCATCACCGCTTTGGTAGCACCACCCGGTCCGGACGAACTGTTGTTGATCACCAGGCCGGCTACCTTACCACTCAGCGTATTCACCAGGCTCGGATCTTTTACGTTGTTCAGCTCTCCGCCCGATACCGTCTGCACATTGTAGGTCACCGCTTTGGAAGCCTTTTTGATACCCAGCGCCGTTACTACCATCTCCTGTAGTTTGTTGACACCTTGTTTCATCACCACGGTCAGTGTCACCGGTGCAGCGCCTACTGTTACCGGCCGCTCCTGGGCGTCATAGCCAATAAAGGAAAAGGTCAGGGTATAGCTGCCGCTCGCGATGTCGGTGAGCATGAAATTACCGTCTGCGTTGGTCTGCGTACCTTTCTTCAGCTCTTTCACATACACTGTTACCCCCGGTATAGGATGACCGCCTTCATCCGTCACCTGCCCGCTGATTTGTTGCCGCAACACCGGTATACTAAGTAGTGCCGGTTGCTTCCGGATCACGATAATACGGTCGGTAATGGTGTAGGTCAGCGGCAGCCCTTCCAGGCATTTATTCAGCACGGTCTCCACGGAGGCGTTGGTGACAGCAATGTCGATATGGCCAGCTTCTTTGATGAGTTTATTGTCATAAAGCATAGAGTAGCCGCTCTGCTGTTGAATGATGGCGAATACACGGCTAAGGGAAATGTTCTTGCGGGAAATGGTGATCTGCTGCGAAAAGCCGCGGGCACCCACCTGTAGCAGGCCGCAAAGTAGCAATAACGTGGTTAGTTTCATGATCCGTAACATTTTGATCCGGAACGGGTAGTGGAGAATGGTGTCACTGCGCAAAGCGCTGCGTCCGGGCGCGGCTTTGCATTGCATAAATAGATGCATACCTTTGAATGGTTTAGGTGTAAATAATTAGCAGTTAGCAACGTGCTTTTAGTAAAACCTGGACAGTCCAGCCGGGAGTGCGCCAACACCCCGGCTTTTTCAGGCCTTGATTGTCCCTCTTTCTTTATTGGTTAGGAATATTCATACGTTCACAAGTAGTAGTGGCGTACGCGGATCGCCACATAAAAAGATTTGCTCAGACATCGATGTTATCCTATTTAGTTTTGGTCTTATGGCAGGATGATCAGCCGCTTGCCCTCCAGCCGGCAATGCACATCACTGAGTTGTAATGCTTTCATCACACCGGATAAATAAGCCGTCCTGCTGATCTTACCACTAAATTCCCGCGCCGGCGGCTGACCTTCATATTGCACCTCCAGGTCGTACCAGCGTGCGATCTGGCGGATCAGCTGCGGAAGCGGTGTGCCGTCAAATTGAAAATAACCGTTCTTCCAGGCCAGCACCTGCTCCAGGTCGGCCATTTTAACCAATCGCAGGGCTTCATTGTTCACTTGCGCCTGCTGACCGGGTTTTAACACCACATCACTGTTGCCTTGCCGGCATCTTACGGCCCCCTCCACCAGCGTAGTGGTCTGGGTCTGCTCATCAGTATAGGCATTGATATTGAAATGGGTACCCAGCACATCCACCGTCGTATTGCCGGCTTTTACCCGAAAAGGCTGGTTCGCCATGGGCGCTACCTCAAAATAACCTTCTCCTGTCAATTCCACCTCCCGGCTGCTACCGCCGAAATGAGAGGGGAACCGCAGCGATGAAGCGGCATTCAGCCACACCACCGTACCATCGGCCAGTGCTATCTGGTATTGGCCGCCCCTGGGGGTAGAGATTGTGTTGTAAGTCAACGTATTACTGGCCGCCCCTTTGTAGGACAACTGGCCGTTTTTCAGTTTTATCACCTGTGTTGCACCTTGCTGTGCCAATAGCCCATCCCGGGCACTGTCCAGTACGATGGTGCTGCCATCGGCCAGTGTCAGCAAGGCCCGGTTGCCTCCGGGAGCCTGGTCTGCGACCGCAGCCGCCGTCACCAGCTGTTTACCGGGAGATCCTGCCGGCCGCCATAAATAATAAATGCCGGTGCCGATCCCTATCAATACCGCCGCGGCGGCTGCTACACGCACCAGCAAATGCCGCTTGCGCCCTCCGGTAGGTGCCGGTAATGCCGCCAGCGTAGCCGCATCCAGCTTACGCTCCAGCGCCTCCCTGAAAGCATCGCTCATAGCTGGATATGCACCTAGCGGAGCCGGCAGATCCTGGCATTGGTCCAGCGCCGCATGAAACTCCGCCGGACTCACCTCCGCCAGCCAGGACTGGAACCGCACCGCATCCTCTCCGGATAATGTCCCGTTCGCATACTGCTCCAGCATGCGGATAATTTGCTCCTGGTCATTCGCTTTCATTAGTATAAAGACGGCCAACCAGACAAATTGGACACCCAGCCTCCGATTTTTTTTAAAAAAATGGTAACACAGCCTTCTTACCCGCTTTTTCCATCGGCTACTGTTAGGGGAATACGGCGCTGTGGGTAAACTTTTCTTCCTAGTAGATAGGATAACACGTATTAGTCTGGTTTCTATATATTAAATTTGCACTTTCCGGATATCGGAAAATATTTATAGATTAGTTTCCTTATACCATAGGAAAGCAAGACTAAATCACTGAACGGAACTAACATTGACGGAGACGAAAAAATACATTGACGTTGAGGAGGTGATAAAAAGCAAGAACAAAACGCTTGCGAAGTGGATGCCGGGATTTATCATGCGCTATATCAAGAGGATAGCGCATGAGGATGACATTAACGAGACCATGGCTGCTGTAGGCCATTTGCATGGGCTGGAGTTTGTGAATGCAGCCCTGAATCACCTTAATACCAAAGTCAGTGTGAAAGGAAAGGAGAACATTCCTGTTACGGGGGGCGTTATAATGGCTGCCAATCATCCCCTCGGCGGATTGGACGGCATCGCTTTCCTGCAGGCGGTGGGTACGGTAAGAAGTGATATGAAGTTCCTGGTAAATGACGTATTATTGAATATCAAAAACTTCCAGCCACTGTTCCTGCCGGTCAACAAACACGGCAGTAACCCCAGGGAATCGTTAAAGCTCATCGATGAAGCCTACGCATCAGATGCTGCAACCATGATATTCCCGGCAGGGCTGGTATCCCGGAAGCTACCTGATGGTATTGCTGACCTGGAATGGCATAAAAGTTTCATTTCAAAAGCAGTGAAATATAAAAAAGATGTCATACCAGTCCACATTGATGGTAGAAATTCCAATTTTTTTTATAATCTTTCAAAACTAAGAAGGAAACTAGGGATAAAGTCAAACGTGGAGATGTTCTACCTGGCTGATGAAATGTTCAGTCAAAGAGGTAAAACCATTACCATTACCTTTGGAGAACCCATCCCGTACAGTACTTTTGACAATCATAAATCGCAGCAGGAATGGGCTGCATATGTTAGACAGAAAGTTTATTCCCTGGCGAGCAAATAGTAATATGCAAGAAATAATACCAGCCATAGACCACAAGCTGATCCTGGAAGAGCTGACCGAAGACAAGTTTTTGAGGCACACCAGCAAAGACGGGAATCTGCTCTACCTGATCACCCATCACGATTCGCCTAATGTAATGCGCGAAATAGGACGCCTGCGCGAACTATCTTTCAGAGCAGCAGGCGGTGGCACCGGTAAAGAAATCGACATTGACGAATACGATACCTCTGAATTCCCTTATCAACAGCTCATCGTTTGGAATCCCGATGCCTGCGAGATCATCGCCGGCTACCGGCTGATGAAATGCACCGATGCCGCTAAAGACGCCCACGGCGAAATACTCACCGCCACTGCGCACCTTTTTAACCTGTCAGATATCTTTCATAAAGAATACCTGCCGTATACCCTCGAACTGGGCCGCTCCTTTGTACAACCTAAATACCAAAGCAGAGGCACCTCCACCAAAGGGATATACTCACTCGATAACCTCTGGGATGGGTTGGGCGCCATCGTCGCTAAAAATCCGGACATCAGATACCTGTTCGGCAAAGTGACCATGTACCCCGACTATAACCGCGAGGCCCGCAATATGCTCCTCTCTTTCATGCATAGCTACTTCCCGGACAATATCGGCCTCGGCACTCCCATCGAGCCGCTCATTACCAAGGAAGAACTGGCGCCCTACGATCATATGTGGGAAGGCCTCAGCTACAAAGAAGGACATACCCTCCTCAATAAAAATATCCGGGAAAGAGGCGAAAACATCCCGCCACTCATCAATTCATATATGAACCTCAGCGCTTCCATGAAAACTTTCGGGACCGCTGCCAACTATGAATTCGGAAAAGTAGAAGAAACCGGTATCCTCGTGACTATCGACGACATCTACGAGGCCAAAAAGGAACGGTATATCCGCACTTATGAAGCCCATAAGGATTTCAATAATCCCCCGGCAAAACAGTAAACCACACCACAGTACCATAATAAAGTAGTATACTTTACTTATACAGGTTGATCAGTTTAACAATAATTGGTCAACCTGTTCGTTTTTATCCCATCTTTAGCATTATTATTACCTATCACCTGTACGATCATCCATGCACATCCGCCTGAAAAAATCGCTCAAATACACCGGCTTCACCCTGCTGGCCCTCCTCCTGGCAGTAATACTTTACCTGCTAGCAGCCTTTGGATTGTCTGCCATCACCGTAGCAAAAGAAGGCAACACTGCTGAAGAAGTCCCCATCTACCTACTTACTAACGGCGTACACACCGACCTGGTAGTGCCTGTGTGGCATGCGGCCTGCGACTGGAGTCAGTTCACCCCTTTTGAAAACACGCTGGCGCGCGACAGCTCCGCTTCCTACGTTGCATTCGGATGGGGCGATAAAGGATTTTATCTCCATACCCCCACCTGGGCCGATCTCACCTTCGCTACCGCCTTCAAAGCAGCCTTCAATCTCAGCTCCGCCGCCATGCACGTTACGTACTACCACCCCCTGCTGGAAGATAGTACCTGCAAACGCCTATTCATCAGCAACGAACAATACGCCCGCCTGGTCACCTATATCAAATCGGCTTTCACGCTCGACAGCAGTGGTCATACCATCCTGATACCTACAGACGCAGTATATGGCCGTACCGATGCTTTCTATGAAGCAAAAGGCAGCTATAACCTGTTCTATACCTGTAATACCTGGGCTAACAATGGTCTTAAAGCATGTGGCCAGACCGCAGCCTGGTGGACACCTTTCGACACTGGTATCTTCCGCCATTATAAATAAAACCTCCCTCTCATCCTGCTCCTCCTCTTTCTACCACCACCAACATAACCTTCTTCCTACCCGCCATCACCGCCATATCCTGCCCTCTTGCACCACCACCATCACCTCCGCTTGCTCTTAACAATAGCTGCGCCCGCATGGCTTAAACTTTCTCCGTTTTCCATGGTCTTAATTGGACTTGTTTTTGTGCAATGGATCTCCTGAAGGGTCCTGGCATTGTGAATGATTTCCTTATGGCATAAACCCAGTCGCATATGATGGCAACTTCGGAAAAGTTACAAATGCAACACCTGGCCTGGAGGGCCGGCTTCGGTCAGCCACTATCCGTGATCAACGAGTGGACCGACAAACGGCGCAAAGCGATCGTGAACAAAGTCCTGATCGGCCCGGATAAAAGTGCCTTGCAGCCGCTGGCGGTGATCGCAGAGAAAGACCTGCCCGACTATCGCAAACAGAAGGACATGAGTCAGGAAGAAAAGAAGATGGTACAGCAGATGAACAACCAGGGTATCAAAGACCTGAATGTATCCTGGATGCTGGTCATGTCGGAAACAGATCATCCGCTGCGGGAGAAAATGGCCCTCTTCTGGCATGGTCACTTTGCCTGCCGCACACAGAACGTATTGTTCAGCCAGCAGCTACTACAGGTGATCCGTGAAAATGCATTGGGCAACTTCGGCGACCTGCTCGCCGGCGTATCCAAAAGCCCGGCTATGCTCGAGTTCCTCAACAATCAGCAGAACCGTAAGCAACGCCCCAACGAAAACTTTGCCCGCGAAGTGATGGAGCTATTCACCATGGGGCGGGGCAACTACGCCGAAAAAGATATCAAAGAAGCCGCCAGAGCCTTCACCGGATGGGGATTTGATGAGATGGGCCAATTTGTATTCCGTAACAAAGTACATGACGATGGAGAAAAGACAGTGCTGGGCAAAACGGGCAACTTCAATGGCGACGACGTACTGAAAATATTGCTGGAACAAAAACAAACCGCCCGCTTTATTGCCGGTAAGCTCTTTTCCTACTTTGTAAATGATACGCCCGATCCGCAACGGATCGATCAGCTGGCAGATAAATTCTATCAATCCGGTTATGACATCAAAGCACTGATGAAAGAGATCTTTATGTCCGACTGGTTTTATGATGACCGTTATATTGGCAACCGTATCAAGTCGCCGGTAGAGTTGCTGGTAGGTATCCGCCGTACGGTGCCGATGGACTTTGAACAGGAGGAGGTGATGCTGGTATTCCAGCGGGTACTGGGACAGCTGTTGTTCTATCCTCCCAATGTAGCTGGCTGGCCGGGAGGACGTAGCTGGATAGACAGCTCCAGCCTCATGTTCCGGCTGCGTGTGCCGCAGATCATCCTGTATTCGCAGGCATTCAATGTGCAACCCAAAGAGCTGACACCCGAGATGGGAGAAGGAAAAAACTACCGGCAGACATTACAGATCAACGATTTCCTGAAAAGACAATACGCCCGCAAGGTCAACGCCCGGGTCAACTGGGACCCTTATGTGCAGAGCTACGGGCAGGTGCCCAGGGAACGGCTGGCTACCACTATTGCAGCTACTTTGCTGCAAAAAAATTCCGGCGCTGTCAGCAATGCCTTGCTGGAAAAATATGCGGATGCTTCCTCCCGCGAGAACTATATCAAAACAGTTACCATAGATGTAATGAGCACGCCGGAATACCAGCTGTGCTGATGCTTTACTCCACTTTTTAAAAACGACACTTATGCTGATCATTAACAGAAGACGGTTTTTACAGGTAGGATCATTGGCATCCGCAGCGGCACTCCTGCCTAAGTTTTTAAAAGCACTGGAGAAAGGGGCGCTGGTACCGCCGGGTAATAAAGTGCTGGTGATCGTACAACTGTCCGGTGGCAACGACGGCCTCAATACGGTTATTCCCTACCGTAACGATATTTACTACCGCATGCGGCCGGCATTGGGAATCAAAAGGGAGCAGGCATTATCGCTCAGCGATGATATCGGCATACATCCTGCGCTGAAGAGTTTTAAGGCGCTGTACGATGAGGGATCGTTGTCGGTATTGAACAATGTAGGGTATCCTAATCCGGACCGTTCTCACTTCCGATCTATGGATATCTGGCATACTGCCAGTGAGTCGAAGGACTACTGGACTACCGGCTGGATAGGCCGTTACCTGGATGCACAATGTAAGGGATGTGACAAGCCCACGCAGGCATTGGAAATAGACGATACGCTAAGCCTGGCTTTGAAGGGGAATGCTGCCAAAGGGCTGGCGCTCTCCGATCCCAACCGGCTCTATAATGCCAGCAATGGTGCGTACTTCAACGACCTGCTGAAGGCGCATCCTACACAAGACGATCATCAGAACGTAGACTATTTATACAAGACGATGGGAGAGACCATCTCTTCGGCCTCCTATATACAGCAGCAGTTCAAAACCTACAAGTCCAAGGAGCAATACCCTAACTCGGATCTGGGCAAACAGATGAAGACCATTGCGGAGCTGATCATGTCGGATATCAATACGAAGGTGTATTATGTGTCTCACGGTAGCTTTGACACCCATGTGGGGCAGCAGGGGCAGCAGGAACGTTTATTCAATCAGTTGGATGAGGCAGTGAATGTATTTGTACAGGACCTGAAGAAGAATAACCGTTTCCAGGATGTGGTGGTGATGACCTTTTCGGAGTTTGGACGGCGGGTAGGACAGAATGCCAGTGGCGGTACCGACCATGGCACCGCCAATAATA
Protein-coding regions in this window:
- a CDS encoding TIGR02117 family protein; its protein translation is MHIRLKKSLKYTGFTLLALLLAVILYLLAAFGLSAITVAKEGNTAEEVPIYLLTNGVHTDLVVPVWHAACDWSQFTPFENTLARDSSASYVAFGWGDKGFYLHTPTWADLTFATAFKAAFNLSSAAMHVTYYHPLLEDSTCKRLFISNEQYARLVTYIKSAFTLDSSGHTILIPTDAVYGRTDAFYEAKGSYNLFYTCNTWANNGLKACGQTAAWWTPFDTGIFRHYK
- a CDS encoding 1-acyl-sn-glycerol-3-phosphate acyltransferase gives rise to the protein MTETKKYIDVEEVIKSKNKTLAKWMPGFIMRYIKRIAHEDDINETMAAVGHLHGLEFVNAALNHLNTKVSVKGKENIPVTGGVIMAANHPLGGLDGIAFLQAVGTVRSDMKFLVNDVLLNIKNFQPLFLPVNKHGSNPRESLKLIDEAYASDAATMIFPAGLVSRKLPDGIADLEWHKSFISKAVKYKKDVIPVHIDGRNSNFFYNLSKLRRKLGIKSNVEMFYLADEMFSQRGKTITITFGEPIPYSTFDNHKSQQEWAAYVRQKVYSLASK
- a CDS encoding DUF1800 domain-containing protein, which gives rise to MMATSEKLQMQHLAWRAGFGQPLSVINEWTDKRRKAIVNKVLIGPDKSALQPLAVIAEKDLPDYRKQKDMSQEEKKMVQQMNNQGIKDLNVSWMLVMSETDHPLREKMALFWHGHFACRTQNVLFSQQLLQVIRENALGNFGDLLAGVSKSPAMLEFLNNQQNRKQRPNENFAREVMELFTMGRGNYAEKDIKEAARAFTGWGFDEMGQFVFRNKVHDDGEKTVLGKTGNFNGDDVLKILLEQKQTARFIAGKLFSYFVNDTPDPQRIDQLADKFYQSGYDIKALMKEIFMSDWFYDDRYIGNRIKSPVELLVGIRRTVPMDFEQEEVMLVFQRVLGQLLFYPPNVAGWPGGRSWIDSSSLMFRLRVPQIILYSQAFNVQPKELTPEMGEGKNYRQTLQINDFLKRQYARKVNARVNWDPYVQSYGQVPRERLATTIAATLLQKNSGAVSNALLEKYADASSRENYIKTVTIDVMSTPEYQLC
- a CDS encoding DUF1501 domain-containing protein; this translates as MLIINRRRFLQVGSLASAAALLPKFLKALEKGALVPPGNKVLVIVQLSGGNDGLNTVIPYRNDIYYRMRPALGIKREQALSLSDDIGIHPALKSFKALYDEGSLSVLNNVGYPNPDRSHFRSMDIWHTASESKDYWTTGWIGRYLDAQCKGCDKPTQALEIDDTLSLALKGNAAKGLALSDPNRLYNASNGAYFNDLLKAHPTQDDHQNVDYLYKTMGETISSASYIQQQFKTYKSKEQYPNSDLGKQMKTIAELIMSDINTKVYYVSHGSFDTHVGQQGQQERLFNQLDEAVNVFVQDLKKNNRFQDVVVMTFSEFGRRVGQNASGGTDHGTANNMFMISGGLKKQGLINEGPDLVNLVDGDLQYKVDFKSVYATLLNKWLSADDKAILQHPYGYLDFV
- a CDS encoding FecR family protein, whose amino-acid sequence is MKANDQEQIIRMLEQYANGTLSGEDAVRFQSWLAEVSPAEFHAALDQCQDLPAPLGAYPAMSDAFREALERKLDAATLAALPAPTGGRKRHLLVRVAAAAAVLIGIGTGIYYLWRPAGSPGKQLVTAAAVADQAPGGNRALLTLADGSTIVLDSARDGLLAQQGATQVIKLKNGQLSYKGAASNTLTYNTISTPRGGQYQIALADGTVVWLNAASSLRFPSHFGGSSREVELTGEGYFEVAPMANQPFRVKAGNTTVDVLGTHFNINAYTDEQTQTTTLVEGAVRCRQGNSDVVLKPGQQAQVNNEALRLVKMADLEQVLAWKNGYFQFDGTPLPQLIRQIARWYDLEVQYEGQPPAREFSGKISRTAYLSGVMKALQLSDVHCRLEGKRLIILP
- a CDS encoding SusC/RagA family TonB-linked outer membrane protein; its protein translation is MKLTTLLLLCGLLQVGARGFSQQITISRKNISLSRVFAIIQQQSGYSMLYDNKLIKEAGHIDIAVTNASVETVLNKCLEGLPLTYTITDRIIVIRKQPALLSIPVLRQQISGQVTDEGGHPIPGVTVYVKELKKGTQTNADGNFMLTDIASGSYTLTFSFIGYDAQERPVTVGAAPVTLTVVMKQGVNKLQEMVVTALGIKKASKAVTYNVQTVSGGELNNVKDPSLVNTLSGKVAGLVINNSSSGPGGATKAVMRGNKSIFGNNNALYVIDGIPLPNLSTQNNPDGFAVSGGSDGISNINPDDIESVTALTGASAAALYGSQAANGVILLTTKKGRAGKTSVNYSMNMNFSTPLLLPEFQTTYGTTPTPSGQAPSFQSWGPKQSSNFSAKDFFQTGASYTHAINVSTGTEKNQTYFSAAAVNAKGIIPKNTFDRYNLNVRNSSSLFDDKLTLDVSAQYISQTQDNIPGQGQYFNPLVGLYLFPRSDDFNQYKTFEKYDPNRNLNLQNWPYGDLGMMLQNPYWIVNRNTYSLKRNRFIGSVAAQYNITDWLKVTGRIRQDRTNEIEDGRNYASNVATFLSGTNGRYNYTQRAIKQTYGDLLFGLDKKWSDFSLQANLGASIQDVLVEGNGWTNGYLLNYANMFTMSNIDFTRWSPVQQYDRSQTQAIFATAQLGFKELLYLEGTARQEWASPLAFTSNKRFFYPSVGLTGIISEMVQLPKAISFAKVRASYSEVGNAIPPYISNPTIPIPNGGAIQPIHAKPFTDMKPERTSSVEAGLDLRFLDNKLSLSGTFYNTHTKNQFFKVDVSPSVGYSSYYINAGNVQNKGIEASAGYHATFGKVSWNPTLTFALNRSKIVEMMTYTDPATGTLRTQDEFKISDFGGYQLWVKKGGAFGDIYAKDIKRDASGKIALNDKGLPEVGDYIKVGNANPRYQLGWNNGITFKNFQLNFLIDARIGGEVVSTTEAIMDNFGVSKRSAEARDNGGVVVNGTKVDAKSYYQNLTGATSSALALYTYSATNVRLREISLGYTLPGSLFNNKIQQIQLSVVGRNVWMIYKKAPYDPEITAFTTNAFQGYDYFGMPSQRNIGVNLRVSF
- a CDS encoding GNAT family N-acetyltransferase; translated protein: MQEIIPAIDHKLILEELTEDKFLRHTSKDGNLLYLITHHDSPNVMREIGRLRELSFRAAGGGTGKEIDIDEYDTSEFPYQQLIVWNPDACEIIAGYRLMKCTDAAKDAHGEILTATAHLFNLSDIFHKEYLPYTLELGRSFVQPKYQSRGTSTKGIYSLDNLWDGLGAIVAKNPDIRYLFGKVTMYPDYNREARNMLLSFMHSYFPDNIGLGTPIEPLITKEELAPYDHMWEGLSYKEGHTLLNKNIRERGENIPPLINSYMNLSASMKTFGTAANYEFGKVEETGILVTIDDIYEAKKERYIRTYEAHKDFNNPPAKQ